GTGATAGGAGAACCCAGCATAAAAAAGTTAGAGATGACAGGCTGGTCACTTCATAAGCCACCACTTCTCCGGTGGCTGTCGAAGTGATGAGGCTGCTGCTCTTGGAAGACCTGCAGAAAGAACACACAGTGCTATAttcacacacccttacacactaacacacagctgTCTTCACCTGCAAGATAAGCCTGAACCCAGAGCACTCATGCCAAGAAGGTCGCACTGCGGCATGTGTGTTCTTATGTCTGAAACTTCAATACTCTCTTCACTGAGGAGCTGTCACATATTAGGGAGTCATTTAGAAGATTTGTGGTGtgggacagaacagaacacacaaggAAAGTAAATGCCTACCCAAACCATTCCAAGCAAACAGAAGAACGATTTTGTGAGAAGATGGTGTGAGATGAAAAAGCTGAAGGCTCTGTGACCAGCAGGATAAATCCCTCCCTCAATATAAGGAGTATAACCGTATCTGTTAGCACCACTCcttattaaacaaaacaaatacacatctaCTGTATATTTAGGCATACCCTCTGCACCACTATTagacatatttacacatattaAGGCACGCTTTAACTAGAGTACATAGGTTGCAAGGTAAGCTGTTGCATCAAAACCCAAGAGGTGATCTCACAAGACTCCTCACAAGTGCAACACACATCCACTTCTACTTAAGTGTATACAAAAATAGACCAGGAGCAGCAGTCAGAAAAGCTGCTCAAATACAGAGTAGCCCAGTGAAGGAgtgattgtgtgcgtgtgtgtgagcatgtattgGGTGCATGTGCACTCTTACCTGCACATTAAGGTCTGGGTTCATTTCATCACCATGGTGCCGTCCTATCTGTTCCCCAGACAAATGGTGCGGTGATTGTGGCAACATTGCAAAGAGTTGagcctgcagacagagagagcagtaagtgtctgtgggtgtgaaTGAAACAGATGGTGATCAAATGCAGTGGAGGTCTATAAGAgtccatgtgcatgtgtgttgtgctttCATCTGTGTGTGAAGACCTCCATCAGCTGGGCCTCCAGgactgtctgtttgtttcttagtCTGTCATTTTCCTCCTGAAgactctccatttctctttgcTCCTCACTGCTGTCACATAGCTACACAAGTGTATGTACGAGTGATGTCAATAACAACGCCAATGTTATACAACTTggtttcaccccccccccaatggtTATATCTAaaacttgtgtgtctgtgtactactcaaatatagaaatataatcttactgcatacattttatgttttattgagatcaataaaatgcataaaacttTCAGTAGGAGATCAAACATTTTAGGATGATGGACACTGCATAAGTAGTAGCGGTGTTGCATTACCTTGTTGTGCAACTGTGTTTGCAGGGCTTCTATCTCTCGTTTTAAGGCTGatctctcctgctctgctgctTTAGCCAAGCTTGCCTGGTTCTGTTGTTTCTGCTGTTTCACACTCAATACCAGGACCTCCAGCTGGCGAGCCTGAGCAGCATCAGTAATAAATGCAAGTGTTACCTCTAAAGGTTTTGATAATATTGTGAGCTGGCTGCAGAAGTAGAAGTGTGTAGAGTGCTGGACCTTCTCTCGTGCAGAGCTGAGCTCTAGCCGTGCATCGGTAAGCTCTCGCTGCAGCCGCTGATTTGCTTCACGAAGCAGCATCAGCTCTGCCTCCCTGAGCCTAGACAGCTCTGCCCACACACGCCGCCCCTGCTGGGAACCACTGGAGACCCCAGACACAGACATCTCCACCAGTTGACACtgatgagagagtgaggggaaaACACAACCATGAATCTATTAATTATTGCTCCTGTAGTTGAAAAGGTTGTTCATTCTTACCATTGCAAAATGTTTCCAATCAAATAGGAAAGCTTAAACATCAATAAGTATGCTTAACAAGTTTGAGTTACTCTCAAATTTAGGGGTTAACTTTCTTTCCTGTATCAAATGTTCATATCTGAAGTTTTTGGTTAAATCAATTCCGACTGTAAATTCCTGCAAGTGGTTACCTTAGTGCAATCCCTACCTTCTCACTCGCATTCTGTAGCTGTTTGTGCAATAAGATCACTTCCTGTTTTAGTGCATCCCCCTCCTGTTGCGTGACACGCAGGTCAGATTTGAGACGAGCATTCTGCTGAGTCAGCCCTTGCAATGTGGAATCCAGCGCCTGGACCTGATGGACAAGAAGGAAACCGCAATCTCTTTAGCACAGTATTCAATACTGCGATGTGAAATATTAAGTGTCTGGTATTGTTACCTTCTCCTGTGCCTTGATCAGCTGTGCCCGTAGCGCTTGTTGGTGTTTGTCCGCTGTCTGTCTTTCACGCAGAAGTTCGGCTAGCTGAGTTTCTACTGAGCGAAGCCGAGCCAgctgcacacgcgcgcacacacacacacaaagtttgtCCTACATACTATGCAACATATTCAAGAAAAACACTGGCATCACATATGCTGGTACAGATGAGTTAACGTCAGATGATAAAGATGCGTACCTTCTCCACACAGCGGTTGAGTTCTGCtctcagaagcttcttttcctcttccaACTTCTCTGTTCTGCTAACAGATGCTGTAAAATTCTCAGCTTCTATCTGCAGCCAATAACACGAACAAAGGACAATGATGAACATATAAAAAAGTGgacaaaagtaaaaatatcactttaaaatgttcctttcattgttttgataGTTTTTCTTTGAGTTCTAGGATATAAGGTTATAAAATTAGAGAAATCATAAAGGTCAGATATTCAGTGTCTCCATAATGTAATTCCTAGGACCTTCCTAGCAATGTAATCTTTAATCGCCTACATCTCACCTCACTCCTTTCATTGGATGAACCACTGCCATGACGAATAACCTCCTCAAGAGTGTGTTGAAGTGCATCAACAGTGAGCATGTGTTTCGCATTCTGCTGTGACAAAGCACAGTTCTCTTCTTCCAACTGCAGTCCACGACGACGCAGCTCTGAGACCTGTGCAGAAAGAGTATACAAGTGCATAAGAGAGGACAGATAAGCTGTGGGTaggtgtgtcagagagagaagttaaacaaataaatcaaagccAACAAACATGATTCTCCAATGTAGTTAAGTTCCCATTTCTGCATGCTCACCTGTCTCTTCAAACCATCTGCCATCTTCTGACTAGCattcttctccttcttcaaaTGTTCCACTTGAAGTCTAAAAGAAGGAATTTATTTTAAGTGGTATAcatgctatttaaataaaaaataacaactgGATCAAGTGTAGAGTCAAATTTCTCCCTACTTGAGCTCCTGCTGGTTCTCTCTAAGGTCCTCCTCCCTCAGTGCTGAGATTTTCTGCCTTAAAATGAGGTTTTCCTCAGCTAAACGTTCAGCTTCGCACCTACAAAGAAGGAACAGGTGATCACTGTGGATTCCACACAGCATGCTCATAAAGGAATAGTTCAGGCAACAGACTAAAATGGCTAATTACTAATCAAAGTTAGATGAGGCCACCTATTATTACATTAACGTGTTCATACTAAATGGACTGTAGTAGTTGTGAATGCTTACATTCCTGTAAAACTGTTGTttcataataatacattttgagaGAGTTACCACAATGTGTATAACtataaaatgacatgaaatatgaataaaCCTTTAGAAGGACAACATGCACCACTTGCATTTACAGCAGTGGGCTATAGTCAGTGGTTAGCCCAGTATACACCCCATCAGGATGTACATGTACACGAAACTATTAACACAAACTTCCACAGCATGGAAATGTACTGCAGGTTGGTTACACTCGTCTGTTGGTTTAGCTTATTCCTGCCATGCACAATCTGCATCCAAGACGCATCAGTCAGGTGTGCTACTTCTTTAGTGCGAGTTTGGCATTGAAAAGGGAGGGATACTAATTATTCTGCTATAAAAGAAGCACAGGGCAGCTAGCAGCTGCAAAAGTTGGCATAGTCAACACGCCAACAGGCTTTAGGCTGGAGGGTAAGTGCCAAGCACAGGTGAGAGCTCCGTTTCTTAAACTCAGAGCACAAGTCCCCGAGCTCTGAAGCTGCAGTCATCATCATGTCCAGCTGGGAACTCCAGGCCAGGAAGGAGTCAGAGACGTAGCTTCTCTTCCAGTTCCATCAAAGTGCCCTTGCAGGTCCAGACGTTCACTGTCAAAGTCCAGCAAAGTCCAGCTGGGAACTCCAGGCCAGGAAGGAGTCATTCGATGAGTCACAGGATTCAGCATCTTGAGATTTTGCTAGCATTGCCGCATCATGCCTTTTCAGCTCATCTTAGCATTCTCCTCATGCATTTATGCAATCTCCTGCAGCAGACATGTCTGCCGCTCCTGGAACTCCTGGACAATGTGCATCTTCCTCTCTAGGTTCTGCACTCTCCTCTCCAGTTTCCTGTTTCGCTTTGCCAGCCACATGTTCTTGCACATGCACTCATCGTATCACATCCTAAAGTCAGCAAATTCCAATTGTTTGACCTGCAGTTCTTTAGCCTTGGGATGTGATCAGCTTCAGCCTGAGGTCATGGCTGCCCTCTGTGGAGCTTGGGCCTGTTTAGCTCCAGTAGCAGCTCCAATTCCTCAGGGTGCTGCTGTAGCTAGGCTAACTGGTGCTGGAGGGAGAGGTCTTCTATGCTATGGCTGTACTGGTCCTAAACACTGCTAGCAACTTCCTCTTCCTTAAGTGTAGTTTCCTCTCACTCCTTTTTCAGCACGGATCCAGTCTCAAGAGCTATGATCAGGTTTTGATCGAGAATGGAAATACTATCAGACTTACTAGTATTGATCTCATTTTTAAACTCCTCCTGATCCAAAGTCTCAGGGTTATCATGGTACAAGGCTTCAGGTTCTGTAATACTGACCTCAGTGAACTCTGATACTTCAGCAATATTGAACTCCTTTAGATTCTCAAACATTTCTGTGTCACCGATACCTTTTCACTCCCCTGAGTTTTGTTGTCATTGTAATGATACTCTACAGCGGTGTCAGTCATTCCTGACTCAACCACATCCTCTTCATGACCTGGGTAACCATCAGTGACACCACCACACTGCAATTTCCATCACAGTCTCTTTAGGATCCATACACTGCACATTACTGAATATTTCTTcaatggaaaaaagcaaaagtcATGCATGCATGGTTCAAATTCTTCTGAACAAACCCTTTACCATGGCTTACAGTAGTAGTAACATCATTTATTGTTCCAGTTCTGCTATCTGCATGTACATCCATGTCTTCAATTATACAAACCATCCCAGCCTTTGCCAAAACTCTGCCATGAAAAAAATCCCCCCAAAAGAACAACACACTGTTGCAGACGGCAGTGGACAATACACTGCTGAAAACCTCATCTAATCACCATCTTCAAACACCTCAATATCTACTGCACTACAGTCAAGATCTGTGATGTTTACTGAAACAATATCTGTGACAGCAAGTCTGATTGTCATCCGTTTTTGCAATGTCCTCATATCACCATGGTTGCTCTACATCTCTGCCTTATTTGGCCCAGTGTAGTGATACAACACTGCACTTCTGCCACAGTGACAGGGGCTACCTGTTACCTGTGCTCTACACCAGAACCGGCAGCCCACTTACACTCACTCAACACAAGACTGAGCATCTTGGAACCTACTGCAGATGTCTTGCCTATAACATCAGGTAAAGCACCATCAGTGGCGTCCAGACACTCAGAATCTAGAGCATGTTTAGCCATTTCTTTAGCATTAGGAAGAGACAAACgggcaaaataaaaaataaaataaaataaaaaaaaattatagctGCCTCTTCAGTACCTTCTACTCTCTCGTATTGGTATTATAGTATTGGCATTTTCAGAGTATTGTAGTCTCTGTTCGACATTTTTTGGTTTCATCCTTAGTAAAGTTGCCATCCTTCATTGTCACAATGCTCTCAATACTGTCACCCATAAGAGAGGGCCAATGCTCTGCATTAGAGATTTTAAAGCATGCAAGCACCAATGATATCTGAATCgtcaaatgcttttttttttctttttttttttttttacatttttcttctgcATAGGAAAATATTCTCCATATTCCTCATCCTAGTGCTGCTAGCAAACCCTCTCCTAGAACACTCAAGTCATTAAAATGACCCGCTATCACATCATCACATGCATTAATGATGACTACAAAGTTCTCAGAAAATGAATCTACAGGCTGACAACTCTCTGGGAAAGTCACTTAGAGGAGGCGCTTGAGCATTTGTTTACTCAAGAGGAGACTTCTAGTCAGTTTTCCAAATTCTGACTAGATCTGCTGAACTGTGCcagcctgcctgtctctgccaACAGTCTCTGCTCCTCCATCACCACCCCAGAGACGTAGCTTCTCTTCCAGTTCCATCAAAGTGCCCTTGCAGGTCCAGACGTTCACTGTCAAAGTCCTCCAGTGTCTGGTAGTGAAGctgctccaccttctccacctcctctcctctcctgctctgcctGCTGGACAGCAGCTTCCTCCTCCAAAGATGTATGCTCTGAAGCCTGGCGCTTAGCAAGCACTGCTAGGGTGCTCTGGTAGTGCTGATCCAGGTTTCATGCATTTTCCTGAAAACACCTGTACACTACTGCCCACCCACAAGAGAAATGGACCTCTACTTCTCCGATTTGCTGGGTGAGGCAGGTCTTTTGTACGTTCCTGTGCATAGCCAATTAGCATGGTGAAACGACTCAACACACCAATCTTTATGAACATTCATGCACACTTTaattataaaaaacacacacaccacttaccACCACATCAGGGTAAAAGGAGACCAACAACAATTTAAGGGGTCAAAATAAGAATTCTGAACAAGTAATTACCACATTAGTTAAATATTACTATGATTAAAGTCACAAATCAAATCGGTCAAGAAAGTAATCTGACAACATGGGTAGCGCGTTTGTGGCCGCCTTACCGTTCTTCTCCAATGTCTGTGTGGAGTTTCTCTAGCATGCAGCTGAGCCTCTTCTTCTCCTCATCATGTTTCACACTCAGCTCCTGCATGGCTTGCCTGTGCACCTCATCCATTCTGCCCTGCTTTTCTTCCCCCATCTCCTGCCATCTTCtttcctgctcctctctctccacctgcagcctgtctctctgttccgCCAGGCTGGCCTGCAGCTCCTCCTTATACTGCTCCTGCAGCTGGGCCCTCTCCCCGTCCCACTCCACTGTTCTCCTGCCCTCCACCtccttcaatctctccctctcttgcagTAATTGCTGCTGCATCTCAGCATGATGTTGCTCCTCTAGAAGAGTGCACTTTTTATCCCACTGCTCTGTGAGGCTCTTCTCTcgctcctcctgctcctttaACAGACGTGCCAGCTCTTTTTCCAGTGCTGCCTTATTGCCTTCCTCTAGCTGCTGCCTCTCCCTATCCCACTGTCCCCCAAGCCTCCTCTCCAATTCCATTTGCTCCTGATCAGCTCTCTGCTGCGCCTCTTTTAGTCGAACCCTCAGAACCTCCGCGTGGCTTTCCTCCAGAAGCTGACGCTCCCTTTGCCCCTCTTCAGCAAGTCTCCGCAGTGCCTCCTCTCTTTCACCTTGAAGACTTGCGCGGTCCTCCTGCAGTCTGACCTCTAACGCTTCCTTGTGGAGCCGCTTCAGTAGGGTGAGCTCCTCAGTGTGAGCCCGgctcagctcctctctctccctcactttgtTCTTCTcatcttccctctccctctcctttagCTCCCCGAGCTGCTCCTCTAGCTGCAGTGCGTGGCTTCTGGCATCCTGCGCCTCCTGGCTGAGGGAGCTGAGCTCCTGTTGGTGAACTGTGCATAGCTCAGCACGCTCCACCCCCTGGCGAACCTCCATGCTgcgtctctcctcctccagcagccTATGCAGACTTTGAGCTCTTTCCAGTTCTCCAGTCAACTCCTCCTTCACAGCCTGCACCTCCTGTTGGTGGTGTAAGGACAGCAGACGCCTCTCTTCCTCATGGCCAGCATGTTGTTCCTCCAGTCTGTGCTGGTAGTCATTCACCTGTAGGAGCACCAGCAGACCCAAACAAGATTACAATAACTTTATAACTGGAGTGTACAGTAGtaagagagagatatacacacagactaaacagaatcttgcacacagacatgctgttAGCAAATACATTACAATTTAATTATGTACGTGAGTGAGAGCGCTTTATGAAATTCTGACCGTGGAGTCCAGCTGAGCTCTTATGTTATCTATCTCTCGGACATGCTGCTCCCTCAACTGTTCCAGCATCATCTCTGCCTCCAGACTCATATTAAAGGGCTGTCCTTCACAACCCAGACCTACACAAAGACAGAGATAAAAGTTCAGTGTTTGTACCAGAGGGACATGAATAAGAGTAGCACGGGACCAGTGAGAGAAACACCTTGGTCTGAGTCCATGCCAGAACTCTGGCCCTGCAGCTCGTCACACAAAGAGGGCAGCAGGGATGGGTGGGGAGTGCGGCCTGAAGCTCTGTACTCCTCCAGCTGAAGCTGCAGCTCATCTATGCGATCCTGCAGTTCCTACAACATACATAACATAAGGCATTAACACATACTCAAGGCAACCACACAGACCAACAAACGGAGATGGTGGGAAAGCTCTAACCCGACACTGTTCTTCATAACTGCTGCGTAGCTGCCTCAAGCGCTCCTCCTGCTGATAGAGCTCAGCATTGCTCAGATCCAGATcaccaaactacacacacacacacacacacacacacacacacacacacacacacacacacacacacacacacacacacacacacacacacacacacacacacacacacacacacactttaaaatggtAAACCGCACATACTGCACAGTCACTGCAGTGTTATATTGCAAAGACAGTAGTAGCAGCTACCTTCTCCTTGAGCACACTGTCCAGGTTCCTCTGCACTTTACTCAGTTGGGCCTCTGCTTCTAACAGATGCTGAGTGTTTTCCAGAAGCTCTGTGTGCAAACGCCCATTTTCCTAAAAAAGACAGTTCATACATCCATAGTAATTACACAAGGACTAATTGTAATCAATGGAATGACTGATAGAAATATGAGACGTGGAAGAATATAAGTTACTGTTTcagtttaatattaaatatcattaCTCCAGATTCCTCTGCTGTGGATGTCAATATGAGCCATCATTTCTTATCCCCATATAACACTTCATACAGGTCACCATCATATGCTATTCCACCATTAAGTAGAAAGACAGTGATTACTGATAAATGCTTACTTTAACGGACAGAGTAAACTGCTCTCTGAGGAACGTCTCATCCTCCCTGATCCTGTTGATTTCATGTTCCAgttcttctctctgctgattGGCCTGTTGTTGCACAAGCTCCACCTCTTTGCTTAGTTCTGTCCGCAGAGCAACCATACGTTCTTTATGCTCCTGCTCCAACTTCCTGAAGACATACGAGTGTTAAAACTGGCATGGGTAAACAGATAACACGTTCCAGCCAAGAGCAGAGTCAGATGAATAGAATAAAGGTCAGAGAGATGTGGTTACCGCAGGTTCAGATCATTGATGCGTTCGATGGCAGAGTGATTCTCATCCACCTCAGAGGCCAGCTGAGACTTGAGCTTCTCTGCTTTCTCCAGATCAGAGATGATCTTCTCCTTCTGTCGGAGCTCCAGATCCACACGCTCGCTGTCccgaacacacatacacagaagaAGTTTAAGTACACAACTTTATTTATGTAGTAGCATGACAGAGATATAAGACAAAACACAGCATCACTATACATAAATGCACAACTTTCTGACAAAACTCATGCACAATTATTGACCAGTGCTACTTCACAGGTAACGAATATCAGAATGAATATAGACTATATTATGACAATGCCAAACATCAGTTATGACTCACAGTAAGTGTCTGATCTCTGTCTTAAAGCTTGCCAGCGCCGCCTGGTGGATGGAGTTCTTAGCGCCCAACAACTCATTCTCCAGAGCTACACTCAGCTCACTCAGATTTATCCTCCCGTCAAGACTGAAATCTAGAGCCTACAGAGTCATCACAATGaggttaaaataaattttaaccTCAGAGACCATAATTagacaaaacattcaaatatagcAAAGTCAGATGGGTTCTGAGACatcatctgtgtgttttaaacaacTACACTGGGCATGACGCATCAAGTACATATACAGCAGCAAagcacagtttgtgtgtgtgtgtgtgtgtgtatattgtgtctGACCTGCAGGATCTCACAACCATTATCCACCCCCTCTTCTAGCCAGGTATCCAGAAGCTGCTCCACAGCTGTGTGTCCTGTGCCATCATCTAACGTGGAGAAGAGTCGCAGTCCGATTGTACTGCTCATCACAGATGAAATCCTACGCCCTGTCTCATCGAATGtctgagacacagacagacagaccctgGATTTTACTGTGGTACACaagtacattaaaaatgttttttaaaaagagcattATGTGAACTTATgcagttctgtgtgtctgtgagtttgAGAGGGGAGTTACCTGTGTAGAGTGGTGTCTCTTTAGTTGTCTGTAGGGTGTTGAGGCAGAGGGTGTTGGTGGTTTGCTGCTGTTTAGGACGCAACAAACAAAAGCCTGGATGCTCATTACACAGTCCTCGCCTACAGAATGGAGTACATCCTCCCCCACCTGGAAAACAACCACCCATGCACCACgcgcacaaccacacacaaaaacgtgACTCAATAAACATACATATGGGATATTTGcgttgcgtgtgcgtgtatgcactTACCTCCATGCCAAGGTGCTGGCAGAGTGCACGTAGCTGATGTAGAGTAGCCGTGCCATTTAGTGGCAGAGAGAGCTGTTGGCAGGCCTGCTGCACTCTCTCCTCCAGGCCAGCGAGGGGCGCTAAGCTGCCACATGGTGTACCAGGATCATCAGGATTCCACAGATGAAGCTGacctacacacaaataaaatatacacacacaaaaacatttttactaaataaataaaacatcatgaGGTGTGTACTTAAACGTCCATAAATTGACactttgtaaaattaaaaacaggaagTAAACTCACCGTCAGCCTCATACTCGTCTGGACTGCTCACATCAACATTccagcactgaaacacacacacacacacacacacacacacacacacacacacacacacacacacacacacacacacacacacacacacacacacacacacacacacacacacacacgttaaaaagactaataatatttttagctttttctcttttattaaaTAAGAGTACATACAAGAGGGCACCATAGACAAACAGCCCTCCAGCTCCTAGCTTAACTATTCAGGGTTTGATGTAATGtggtaaaacaaaaacaatgccaTATGTGGGGCAAGGAAATTCTACTCAACTTTTTGGCATGTTGATGTCGTCTAGTCTGGATCTCTAGTGGGCGAAGAAGGGGGaggcgtgcatgtgtttgaaaaTGGGAGGGATTATTATGTTCTTTCTCTGTTGTAAGGTTTTCTGGGTGCAGGGAACAGATGGGGTTCAGAGTACTGGCATTTAaagcaggggtgggggtgtgggggcatTGTTCTCGCGATCAGACCTGTTGCCCTCtggatacacgcacacacatcccactACATCTGCTGGTGTTAACCCACAGCAATGTGTTCACATCATCAGCAATAGCTCACCATCAGCATTAAAGGCAAATGATCCACATGCGTTTGCTCTTACTCCACACCCACTGAAAGTCATGGAtaatgtgcgcacacacacgcacactataTTACCTAACATTACTGATATTAAATCAAGTTGATTTACTCATGACCTGACTGATTTCTAAGCAAAGCATCTTAGACACACTACCACCAATAAATTCAAAACATGCATAGCAGTGCAGAAAAGGGTCACGTAGAGCATAACAAATTGCTCTTCTATGCAAACAATTGTAAATAAtcagccaaacacacatacatacataaaacatgtttaccCATACATGCGTACTAAAATGCAGTTCAACACATGAGTATTCAACCCTGATCGCATAGGCTTCTGTCCTAAGAGTGTCACTATAATCagcacaatgcacacacatagcTGGCAAATCCCCTCCCCCGAGATGGAGTCAGTCAGTTGAGGCAAATTAACGATAAACAATTCTGTTGCTTTAACAACCACAATAGCTTTCCTGGAGGGCCGACAAAGGTCAAAGTCCTTCACGAAAACACATTAAGCCC
This region of Electrophorus electricus isolate fEleEle1 chromosome 11, fEleEle1.pri, whole genome shotgun sequence genomic DNA includes:
- the nin gene encoding ninein isoform X2 translates to MDGEGDQYEDRLRDVFQSFDGSGAGSLSPEELAELCHTLHLGHTTLHTLLLAPLNAQDQLPARVEFEQFKNALILVLSSTEETPENEGFPAQPDSPEVQPRFVKGGKRYGRRSLPEFAHASSGLSPPEKDNEASGDNDGTLPSKRECWNVDVSSPDEYEADGQLHLWNPDDPGTPCGSLAPLAGLEERVQQACQQLSLPLNGTATLHQLRALCQHLGMEVGEDVLHSVGEDCVMSIQAFVCCVLNSSKPPTPSASTPYRQLKRHHSTQTFDETGRRISSVMSSTIGLRLFSTLDDGTGHTAVEQLLDTWLEEGVDNGCEILQALDFSLDGRINLSELSVALENELLGAKNSIHQAALASFKTEIRHLLERVDLELRQKEKIISDLEKAEKLKSQLASEVDENHSAIERINDLNLRKLEQEHKERMVALRTELSKEVELVQQQANQQREELEHEINRIREDETFLREQFTLSVKENGRLHTELLENTQHLLEAEAQLSKVQRNLDSVLKEKFGDLDLSNAELYQQEERLRQLRSSYEEQCRELQDRIDELQLQLEEYRASGRTPHPSLLPSLCDELQGQSSGMDSDQGLGCEGQPFNMSLEAEMMLEQLREQHVREIDNIRAQLDSTVNDYQHRLEEQHAGHEEERRLLSLHHQQEVQAVKEELTGELERAQSLHRLLEEERRSMEVRQGVERAELCTVHQQELSSLSQEAQDARSHALQLEEQLGELKEREREDEKNKVREREELSRAHTEELTLLKRLHKEALEVRLQEDRASLQGEREEALRRLAEEGQRERQLLEESHAEVLRVRLKEAQQRADQEQMELERRLGGQWDRERQQLEEGNKAALEKELARLLKEQEEREKSLTEQWDKKCTLLEEQHHAEMQQQLLQERERLKEVEGRRTVEWDGERAQLQEQYKEELQASLAEQRDRLQVEREEQERRWQEMGEEKQGRMDEVHRQAMQELSVKHDEEKKRLSCMLEKLHTDIGEERCEAERLAEENLILRQKISALREEDLRENQQELKLQVEHLKKEKNASQKMADGLKRQVSELRRRGLQLEEENCALSQQNAKHMLTVDALQHTLEEVIRHGSGSSNERSEIEAENFTASVSRTEKLEEEKKLLRAELNRCVEKLARLRSVETQLAELLRERQTADKHQQALRAQLIKAQEKVQALDSTLQGLTQQNARLKSDLRVTQQEGDALKQEVILLHKQLQNASEKCQLVEMSVSGVSSGSQQGRRVWAELSRLREAELMLLREANQRLQRELTDARLELSSAREKARQLEVLVLSVKQQKQQNQASLAKAAEQERSALKREIEALQTQLHNKLCDSSEEQREMESLQEENDRLRNKQTVLEAQLMEAQLFAMLPQSPHHLSGEQIGRHHGDEMNPDLNVQVFQEQQPHHFDSHRRSGGL
- the nin gene encoding ninein isoform X1; the protein is MDGEGDQYEDRLRDVFQSFDGSGAGSLSPEELAELCHTLHLGHTTLHTLLLAPLNAQDQLPARVEFEQFKNALILVLSSTEETPENEGFPAQPDSPEVQPRFVKGGKRYGRRSLPEFAHASSGLSPPEKDNEASGDNDGTLPSKRECWNVDVSSPDEYEADGQLHLWNPDDPGTPCGSLAPLAGLEERVQQACQQLSLPLNGTATLHQLRALCQHLGMEVGEDVLHSVGEDCVMSIQAFVCCVLNSSKPPTPSASTPYRQLKRHHSTQTFDETGRRISSVMSSTIGLRLFSTLDDGTGHTAVEQLLDTWLEEGVDNGCEILQALDFSLDGRINLSELSVALENELLGAKNSIHQAALASFKTEIRHLLERVDLELRQKEKIISDLEKAEKLKSQLASEVDENHSAIERINDLNLRKLEQEHKERMVALRTELSKEVELVQQQANQQREELEHEINRIREDETFLREQFTLSVKENGRLHTELLENTQHLLEAEAQLSKVQRNLDSVLKEKFGDLDLSNAELYQQEERLRQLRSSYEEQCRELQDRIDELQLQLEEYRASGRTPHPSLLPSLCDELQGQSSGMDSDQGLGCEGQPFNMSLEAEMMLEQLREQHVREIDNIRAQLDSTVNDYQHRLEEQHAGHEEERRLLSLHHQQEVQAVKEELTGELERAQSLHRLLEEERRSMEVRQGVERAELCTVHQQELSSLSQEAQDARSHALQLEEQLGELKEREREDEKNKVREREELSRAHTEELTLLKRLHKEALEVRLQEDRASLQGEREEALRRLAEEGQRERQLLEESHAEVLRVRLKEAQQRADQEQMELERRLGGQWDRERQQLEEGNKAALEKELARLLKEQEEREKSLTEQWDKKCTLLEEQHHAEMQQQLLQERERLKEVEGRRTVEWDGERAQLQEQYKEELQASLAEQRDRLQVEREEQERRWQEMGEEKQGRMDEVHRQAMQELSVKHDEEKKRLSCMLEKLHTDIGEERCEAERLAEENLILRQKISALREEDLRENQQELKLQVEHLKKEKNASQKMADGLKRQVSELRRRGLQLEEENCALSQQNAKHMLTVDALQHTLEEVIRHGSGSSNERSEIEAENFTASVSRTEKLEEEKKLLRAELNRCVEKLARLRSVETQLAELLRERQTADKHQQALRAQLIKAQEKVQALDSTLQGLTQQNARLKSDLRVTQQEGDALKQEVILLHKQLQNASEKCQLVEMSVSGVSSGSQQGRRVWAELSRLREAELMLLREANQRLQRELTDARLELSSAREKARQLEVLVLSVKQQKQQNQASLAKAAEQERSALKREIEALQTQLHNKLCDSSEEQREMESLQEENDRLRNKQTVLEAQLMEAQLFAMLPQSPHHLSGEQIGRHHGDEMNPDLNVQEEQEEALLKMEERMKEVELTLRNVKLLLKEKVSQLKEQLNKNSKADIMIKDLYVENAQLLKALEMSEQRHKVAEKKNYLLEEKISSLNKIVRELSPSPLTPGPYHLTRP